The Raphanus sativus cultivar WK10039 chromosome 2, ASM80110v3, whole genome shotgun sequence genome includes a region encoding these proteins:
- the LOC130508744 gene encoding uncharacterized protein LOC130508744 isoform X1: MEPSVNVNGSMLRNETNNAVVYYHLNKLLASQFEKPPQEIAEASRSAAAAATAAAAAAKAARANANAKAYAAAKAVAAAKAALKLIASFPNQEEVRKDKHVAEVEVAEVEVAEVDDDGDLLLKDQELACGDASSGMIVAISSPSRNEEWSGGRLRERGNAEVGSSSRVVESSVSGGQGGEKEDVQKPTKKRGRPKKH, from the coding sequence ATGGAACCCTCCGTGAATGTCAATGGCAGTATGCTCCGCAACGAGACCAACAATGCAGTTGTCTACTACCATCTCAACAAGCTGTTAGCCTCGCAGTTCGAAAAACCCCCTCAAGAGATTGCAGAGGCGTCAAGGTCTGCCGCTGCGGCCGCCACGGCCGCAGCTGCAGCTGCAAAGGCGGCAAGAGCTAATGCAAATGCCAAAGCTTACGCTGCTGCTAAAGCTGTTGCCGCCGCTAAGGCCGCTCTGAAATTGATTGCTTCGTTTCCAAACCAGGAGGAGGTCAGGAAGGACAAACATGTTGCTGAGGTTGAGGTTGCTGAGGTTGAGGTTGCTGAGGTTGATGATGACGGTGACTTGTTGTTGAAGGATCAGGAGTTAGCCTGTGGAGACGCGAGTAGTGGCATGATAGTGGCGATCTCTTCTCCGAGTAGAAATGAGGAGTGGTCTGGAGGGAGGTTAAGAGAGAGGGGAAATGCGGAGGTGGGTTCGTCAAGTAGAGTGGTTGAATCGTCAGTGAGTGGTGGACAAGGAGGGGAGAAAGAGGATGTTCAGAAGCCGACCAAGAAGAGAGGACGGCCGAAGAAACATTAG
- the LOC130508744 gene encoding uncharacterized protein LOC130508744 isoform X2, with protein MLRNETNNAVVYYHLNKLLASQFEKPPQEIAEASRSAAAAATAAAAAAKAARANANAKAYAAAKAVAAAKAALKLIASFPNQEEVRKDKHVAEVEVAEVEVAEVDDDGDLLLKDQELACGDASSGMIVAISSPSRNEEWSGGRLRERGNAEVGSSSRVVESSVSGGQGGEKEDVQKPTKKRGRPKKH; from the coding sequence ATGCTCCGCAACGAGACCAACAATGCAGTTGTCTACTACCATCTCAACAAGCTGTTAGCCTCGCAGTTCGAAAAACCCCCTCAAGAGATTGCAGAGGCGTCAAGGTCTGCCGCTGCGGCCGCCACGGCCGCAGCTGCAGCTGCAAAGGCGGCAAGAGCTAATGCAAATGCCAAAGCTTACGCTGCTGCTAAAGCTGTTGCCGCCGCTAAGGCCGCTCTGAAATTGATTGCTTCGTTTCCAAACCAGGAGGAGGTCAGGAAGGACAAACATGTTGCTGAGGTTGAGGTTGCTGAGGTTGAGGTTGCTGAGGTTGATGATGACGGTGACTTGTTGTTGAAGGATCAGGAGTTAGCCTGTGGAGACGCGAGTAGTGGCATGATAGTGGCGATCTCTTCTCCGAGTAGAAATGAGGAGTGGTCTGGAGGGAGGTTAAGAGAGAGGGGAAATGCGGAGGTGGGTTCGTCAAGTAGAGTGGTTGAATCGTCAGTGAGTGGTGGACAAGGAGGGGAGAAAGAGGATGTTCAGAAGCCGACCAAGAAGAGAGGACGGCCGAAGAAACATTAG